A genomic window from Chaetodon auriga isolate fChaAug3 chromosome 13, fChaAug3.hap1, whole genome shotgun sequence includes:
- the asmtl gene encoding putative bifunctional dTTP/UTP pyrophosphatase/methyltransferase protein isoform X2, with amino-acid sequence MVLNPVISKLAGKLVVLASASPRRLEILRNAGLRFEVVPSWFKETLDKGLFKAPHEYAVETAKHKALEVARRMPLKHLKTPDIVIGADTIVTVDGMILEKPADKHDAYRMLSSLSGKEHSVFTGVAIVLCHEKENEAVDYQLVEFYEETKVKFADLSESLLWEYINSGEPMDKAGGYGIQALGGMLVEYVHGDFLNVVGFPLNHFCKQLDLIYNRCTSSSDQESSSFFPSHSITILTQPQTNPPTSANDNPSPSRRPNNPPASQPDHIQSSPSASSVHKVKSEVGESSWMLVNSLSKHTDEREARDSESAALPLVASRGQAIELNVTQHEDCEPKKEDLQQVIELMDGFKASKALFTASKMRVFDLLHSSPGLEAAQVAQEIKASVKGTECLLEACVSLGLLKSKERMYDNTDLATCFLRSDAPFSLQGYIQHCNNTVWPLFSHLESAVRDGTNQHEKAFGKKSDDMFQDVFYNSQTVKLRFMNGMHSIARVTGKAVATAFDLSSFKTACDLGGCTGAMAYEFTKAHPQLSVTVFDLPTVVEMSEHFHPLRTDNRVSFVAGDFFKDELPKADLYILARILHDWPDEKVRLLLSKIADACTPGCGLLLSEIFLDDDRRGPSRGLLQALSMSEGKQRSATEYSLLLKSHGFITAHVRYTDSLLDAMLCIKA; translated from the exons ATGGTGCTGAACCCTGTCATTTCCAAGCTGGCCGGGAAACTGGTCGTTCTGGCGAGCGCTTCCCCGAGGAGACTGGAGATTCTCCGCAATGCT GGCTTACGGTTTGAGGTGGTTCCATCGTGGTTCAAAGAAACTCTCGACAAGGGACTTTTCAAAGCACCTCATGAGTATGCTGTTGAGACAGCCAAACACAAGGCCCTGGAGGTGGCCAGGAGGATGCCGTTG AAACACCTGAAGACTCCAGACATAGTAATCGGAGCAGACACTATTGTG ACTGTAGATGGCATGATCCTGGAGAAGCCAGCGGACAAACATGATGCTTACAGGATGCTGTCGAG CCTGAGCGGTAAAGAGCACAGTGTCTTCACTGGTGTCGCTATAGTCCTCTGCCACGAGAAAGAAA ACGAAGCAGTGGACTACCAGCTGGTAGAATTCTATGAAGAAACAAAGGTGAAGTTTGCTGATCTCTCAGAAAGCTTGCTGTGGGAGTACATCAATAGCGGCGAACCCAT GGACAAGGCCGGCGGCTATGGTATTCAGGCGCTCGGTGGCATGCTCGTGGAGTATGTTCATGGAGACTTCCTCAATGTCGTGGGTTTTCCCCTTAACCACTTCTGCAAACAACTGGACCTTATTTACAACCGCTGCACTTCCTCCTCAGACCAGGAAAGTTCGTCTTTCTTCCCAAGCCACAGCATCACAATACTCACTCAGCCCCAAACCAACCCACCAACTTCAGCGAATGACAACCCATCACCCAGCCGCAGACCGAACAACCCACCTGCCAGTCAACCAGACCACATCCAGAGCAGCCCGTCAGCCAGTTCCGTCCACaag GTGAAAAGTGAAGTGGGTGAGAGTTCCTGGATGTTGGTCAACAGCCTGTCTAAGCATACAGACGAGAGAGAGGCCAGAGACTCTGAGAGTGCAGCATTACCACTGgtggccagcagagggcaggcGATTGAACTCAATGTGACACAGCATGAGGACTGTGAGCCGAAAAAAGAGGACTTGCAGCAAGTCATTGAACTGATGGATGGGTTCAAAGCCTCAAAG GCTCTATTTACTGCATCCAAGATGCGTGTGTTTGACCTGCTGCACAGCAGCCCGGGGCTGGAGGCGGCACAGGTGGCCCAGGAGATCAAAGCCTCTGTGAAGGGGACTGAATGTCTGCTGGAagcctgtgtgtctctgggACTGTtgaagagcaaagagagaa TGTACGACAACACAGATCTGGCCACGTGTTTTCTACGGTCGGATGCTCCTTTTTCGCTGCAGGGGTACATCCAGCATTGTAACAACACAGTGTGGCCTCTTTTCTCCCACCTCGAGAGCGCTGTGCGGGACGGAACCAACCAGCACGAGAAGGCTTTCGGCAAGAAATCTGACGACATGTTTCAG GATGTTTTCTACAAcagtcaaacagtcaaactgaGATTCATGAATGGCATGCACAGCATTGCCAGAGTCACAGGCAAAGCCGTAGCAACAGCCTTCGACCTGTCCAGTTTTAAAACTGCCTGCGACCTCGGAG GATGCACTGGTGCCATGGCCTATGAGTTCACTAAAGCCCATCCTCAGTTGTCTGTGACAGTGTTTGACTTGCCGACCGTTGTTGAGATGAGTGAACATTTCCATCCTCTGCGCACAGACAACAGGGTTTCATTTGTAgcag GAGACTTCTTTAAAGATGAATTGCCCAAAGCAGACTTGTACATCCTGGCGAGGATCCTCCATGACTGGCCTGATGAGAAAGTGCGTCTCCTGCTGAGTAAAATTGCAGATGCATGCACACCAG GCTGTGGACTCCTGCTAAGTGAGATCTTCCTGGATGACGACAGAAGGGGCCCGAGTCGTGGGCTGCTCCAGGCCCTCAGCATGAGCGAGGGGAAACAGAGGAGCGCCACAGAGTACAGTCTGCTTCTGAAGAGCCATGGCTTCATAACGGCACATGTCAGATATACAGACAGCCTCCTGGACGCTATGCTCTGCATCAAAGCATGA
- the p2ry8 gene encoding P2Y purinoceptor 8 produces the protein MRGHSHQIMTGNSSDLKLDNATLHLFQNTNTSIAISVIYMIVTAVNLVGNGLSMWILLFRTSPKTASIIFMINLTFTDLALGTALPFQIAYQLKGYNWTLGPNMCSFLTLVFYTNMYCSILTMMAIGVDRYLGIVRPMLFRRTKRGKSIAVIICLLMWGLVLSVLYPLMTTDLTFEVPELGITTCFDVLKKNMLPSMTAWAVFLFSMVFILFLIPFCVTTFCYISVIHKLATDSKTVQKERALRLAFIVLLVFTLCFAPNNILLLTHSILRIFFQRSVYMAYKLSLCFSCLNSCLDPFIYYFASKDFRQKLRQIMNVQNLSSADSVKMEHKESLYSAHCTFEGQEREHSKVSLMPGTSQHTE, from the exons ATGAGAGGCCATTCTCATCAGATCATGACGGGGAATTCCAGTGACCTCAAGCTAGACAACGCCACCCTGCACCTGTTTcagaacacaaacaccagcatTGCCATCTCTGTCATCTACATGATCGTCACTGCCGTTAACCTGGTGGGAAATGGCCTTTCCATGTGGATCCTCCTCTTCCGTACCTCTCCCAAGACGGCCTCCATCATCTTCATGATTAATCTCACCTTCACTGACTTGGCCCTCGGCACTGCCCTGCCCTTTCAGATCGCCTACCAGCTTAAAGGATACAACTGGACTCTGGGACCCAATATGTGCAG CTTCCTGACCCTCGTCTTCTACACCAACATGTACTGCTCCATCTTGACCATGATGGCCATCGGAGTCGACCGCTACCTGGGCATCGTCAGGCCCATGCTGTTCAGGCGGACCAAGAGGGGGAAGTCCATCGCTGTCATCATCTGCCTCCTCATGTGGGGTTTGGTCCTGAGCGTGCTGTATCCGCTGATGACCACGGACCTGACCTTTGAAGTTCCTGAACTTGGGATTACCACATGCTTTGACGTACTGAAGAAAAATATGCTCCCGTCCATGACAGCCTGGGCAGTCTTTCTCTTCAGCATGGtgttcatcctcttcctcatccctTTCTGTGTCACGACATTCTGCTATATCAGTGTCATACACAAACTGGCCACAGATTCCAAGACAGTCCAGAAAGAGAGAGCGCTCCGTCTGGCCTTCATCGTCCTCCTGGTCTTCACCCTCTGCTTCGCCCCGAACAACATCCTCCTGTTGACTCACAGTATTCTGAGAATCTTCTTTCAGCGGTCTGTCTACATGGCCTACAAActgtccctctgtttcagtTGCCTGAATAGCTGCCTCGACCCGTTCATTTATTACTTTGCTTCCAAGGATTTCAGACAAAAGTTGCGACAGATCATGAATGTGCAGAACCTGAGCAGTGCGGACTCAGTGAAGATGGAGCATAAAGAGAGTTTGTACTCAGCACATTGTACCTTCGAAGGTCaagagagagaacacagcaAGGTGTCATTGATGCCAGGCACGTCACAGCACacagaatga
- the asmtl gene encoding putative bifunctional dTTP/UTP pyrophosphatase/methyltransferase protein isoform X3, which translates to MLSSLSGKEHSVFTGVAIVLCHEKENEAVDYQLVEFYEETKVKFADLSESLLWEYINSGEPMDKAGGYGIQALGGMLVEYVHGDFLNVVGFPLNHFCKQLDLIYNRCTSSSDQESSSFFPSHSITILTQPQTNPPTSANDNPSPSRRPNNPPASQPDHIQSSPSASSVHKVKSEVGESSWMLVNSLSKHTDEREARDSESAALPLVASRGQAIELNVTQHEDCEPKKEDLQQVIELMDGFKASKALFTASKMRVFDLLHSSPGLEAAQVAQEIKASVKGTECLLEACVSLGLLKSKERMYDNTDLATCFLRSDAPFSLQGYIQHCNNTVWPLFSHLESAVRDGTNQHEKAFGKKSDDMFQDVFYNSQTVKLRFMNGMHSIARVTGKAVATAFDLSSFKTACDLGGCTGAMAYEFTKAHPQLSVTVFDLPTVVEMSEHFHPLRTDNRVSFVAGDFFKDELPKADLYILARILHDWPDEKVRLLLSKIADACTPGCAVLIAETMLDGQTPYSALQSLNMLAQTEGTERTESQYANLLNKHGFGHTRVVHTMNFLDALLAIKM; encoded by the exons ATGCTGTCAAG CCTGAGCGGTAAAGAGCACAGTGTCTTCACTGGTGTCGCTATAGTCCTCTGCCACGAGAAAGAAA ACGAAGCAGTGGACTACCAGCTGGTAGAATTCTATGAAGAAACAAAGGTGAAGTTTGCTGATCTCTCAGAAAGCTTGCTGTGGGAGTACATCAATAGTGGCGAACCCAT GGACAAGGCCGGCGGCTATGGTATTCAGGCGCTCGGTGGCATGCTCGTGGAGTATGTTCATGGAGACTTCCTCAATGTCGTGGGTTTTCCCCTTAACCACTTCTGCAAACAACTGGACCTTATTTACAACCGCTGCACTTCCTCCTCAGACCAGGAAAGTTCGTCTTTCTTCCCAAGCCACAGCATCACAATACTCACTCAGCCCCAAACCAACCCACCAACTTCAGCGAATGACAACCCATCACCCAGCCGCAGACCGAACAACCCACCTGCCAGTCAACCAGACCACATCCAGAGCAGCCCGTCAGCCAGTTCCGTCCACaag GTGAAAAGTGAAGTGGGTGAGAGTTCCTGGATGTTGGTCAACAGCCTGTCTAAGCATACAGACGAGAGAGAGGCCAGAGACTCTGAGAGTGCAGCATTACCACTGgtggccagcagagggcaggcGATTGAACTCAATGTGACACAGCATGAGGACTGTGAGCCGAAAAAAGAGGACTTGCAGCAAGTCATTGAACTGATGGATGGGTTCAAAGCCTCAAAG GCTCTATTTACTGCATCCAAGATGCGTGTGTTTGACCTGCTGCACAGCAGCCCGGGGCTGGAGGCGGCACAGGTGGCCCAGGAGATCAAAGCCTCTGTGAAGGGGACTGAATGTCTGCTGGAagcctgtgtgtctctgggACTGTtgaagagcaaagagagaa TGTACGACAACACAGATCTGGCCACGTGTTTTCTACGGTCGGATGCTCCTTTTTCGCTGCAGGGGTACATCCAGCATTGTAACAACACAGTGTGGCCTCTTTTCTCCCACCTCGAGAGCGCTGTGCGGGACGGAACCAACCAGCACGAGAAGGCTTTCGGCAAGAAATCTGACGACATGTTTCAG GATGTTTTCTACAAcagtcaaacagtcaaactgaGATTCATGAATGGCATGCACAGCATTGCCAGAGTCACAGGCAAAGCCGTAGCAACAGCCTTCGACCTGTCCAGTTTTAAAACTGCCTGCGACCTCGGAG GATGCACTGGTGCCATGGCCTATGAGTTCACTAAAGCCCATCCTCAGTTGTCTGTGACAGTGTTTGACTTGCCGACCGTTGTTGAGATGAGTGAACATTTCCATCCTCTGCGCACAGACAACAGGGTTTCATTTGTAgcag GAGACTTCTTTAAAGATGAATTGCCCAAAGCAGACTTGTACATCCTGGCGAGGATCCTCCATGACTGGCCTGATGAGAAAGTGCGTCTCCTGCTGAGTAAAATTGCAGATGCATGCACACCAG GATGTGCAGTGCTCATAGCTGAGACCATGTTGGACGGACAGACACCGTACTCTGCTCTGCAGTCTCTGAACATGCTTGCCCAGActgaggggacagagaggacagagagccAGTATGCAAACTTGCTGAACAAACATGGATTTGGACACACACGTGTGGTTCACACTATGAACTTCCTTGATGCCTTACTTGCCATTAAAATGTAG
- the asmtl gene encoding putative bifunctional dTTP/UTP pyrophosphatase/methyltransferase protein isoform X1 produces MVLNPVISKLAGKLVVLASASPRRLEILRNAGLRFEVVPSWFKETLDKGLFKAPHEYAVETAKHKALEVARRMPLKHLKTPDIVIGADTIVTVDGMILEKPADKHDAYRMLSSLSGKEHSVFTGVAIVLCHEKENEAVDYQLVEFYEETKVKFADLSESLLWEYINSGEPMDKAGGYGIQALGGMLVEYVHGDFLNVVGFPLNHFCKQLDLIYNRCTSSSDQESSSFFPSHSITILTQPQTNPPTSANDNPSPSRRPNNPPASQPDHIQSSPSASSVHKVKSEVGESSWMLVNSLSKHTDEREARDSESAALPLVASRGQAIELNVTQHEDCEPKKEDLQQVIELMDGFKASKALFTASKMRVFDLLHSSPGLEAAQVAQEIKASVKGTECLLEACVSLGLLKSKERMYDNTDLATCFLRSDAPFSLQGYIQHCNNTVWPLFSHLESAVRDGTNQHEKAFGKKSDDMFQDVFYNSQTVKLRFMNGMHSIARVTGKAVATAFDLSSFKTACDLGGCTGAMAYEFTKAHPQLSVTVFDLPTVVEMSEHFHPLRTDNRVSFVAGDFFKDELPKADLYILARILHDWPDEKVRLLLSKIADACTPGCAVLIAETMLDGQTPYSALQSLNMLAQTEGTERTESQYANLLNKHGFGHTRVVHTMNFLDALLAIKM; encoded by the exons ATGGTGCTGAACCCTGTCATTTCCAAGCTGGCCGGGAAACTGGTCGTTCTGGCGAGCGCTTCCCCGAGGAGACTGGAGATTCTCCGCAATGCT GGCTTACGGTTTGAGGTGGTTCCATCGTGGTTCAAAGAAACTCTCGACAAGGGACTTTTCAAAGCACCTCATGAGTATGCTGTTGAGACAGCCAAACACAAGGCCCTGGAGGTGGCCAGGAGGATGCCGTTG AAACACCTGAAGACTCCAGACATAGTAATCGGAGCAGACACTATTGTG ACTGTAGATGGCATGATCCTGGAGAAGCCAGCGGACAAACATGATGCTTACAGGATGCTGTCGAG CCTGAGCGGTAAAGAGCACAGTGTCTTCACTGGTGTCGCTATAGTCCTCTGCCACGAGAAAGAAA ACGAAGCAGTGGACTACCAGCTGGTAGAATTCTATGAAGAAACAAAGGTGAAGTTTGCTGATCTCTCAGAAAGCTTGCTGTGGGAGTACATCAATAGCGGCGAACCCAT GGACAAGGCCGGCGGCTATGGTATTCAGGCGCTCGGTGGCATGCTCGTGGAGTATGTTCATGGAGACTTCCTCAATGTCGTGGGTTTTCCCCTTAACCACTTCTGCAAACAACTGGACCTTATTTACAACCGCTGCACTTCCTCCTCAGACCAGGAAAGTTCGTCTTTCTTCCCAAGCCACAGCATCACAATACTCACTCAGCCCCAAACCAACCCACCAACTTCAGCGAATGACAACCCATCACCCAGCCGCAGACCGAACAACCCACCTGCCAGTCAACCAGACCACATCCAGAGCAGCCCGTCAGCCAGTTCCGTCCACaag GTGAAAAGTGAAGTGGGTGAGAGTTCCTGGATGTTGGTCAACAGCCTGTCTAAGCATACAGACGAGAGAGAGGCCAGAGACTCTGAGAGTGCAGCATTACCACTGgtggccagcagagggcaggcGATTGAACTCAATGTGACACAGCATGAGGACTGTGAGCCGAAAAAAGAGGACTTGCAGCAAGTCATTGAACTGATGGATGGGTTCAAAGCCTCAAAG GCTCTATTTACTGCATCCAAGATGCGTGTGTTTGACCTGCTGCACAGCAGCCCGGGGCTGGAGGCGGCACAGGTGGCCCAGGAGATCAAAGCCTCTGTGAAGGGGACTGAATGTCTGCTGGAagcctgtgtgtctctgggACTGTtgaagagcaaagagagaa TGTACGACAACACAGATCTGGCCACGTGTTTTCTACGGTCGGATGCTCCTTTTTCGCTGCAGGGGTACATCCAGCATTGTAACAACACAGTGTGGCCTCTTTTCTCCCACCTCGAGAGCGCTGTGCGGGACGGAACCAACCAGCACGAGAAGGCTTTCGGCAAGAAATCTGACGACATGTTTCAG GATGTTTTCTACAAcagtcaaacagtcaaactgaGATTCATGAATGGCATGCACAGCATTGCCAGAGTCACAGGCAAAGCCGTAGCAACAGCCTTCGACCTGTCCAGTTTTAAAACTGCCTGCGACCTCGGAG GATGCACTGGTGCCATGGCCTATGAGTTCACTAAAGCCCATCCTCAGTTGTCTGTGACAGTGTTTGACTTGCCGACCGTTGTTGAGATGAGTGAACATTTCCATCCTCTGCGCACAGACAACAGGGTTTCATTTGTAgcag GAGACTTCTTTAAAGATGAATTGCCCAAAGCAGACTTGTACATCCTGGCGAGGATCCTCCATGACTGGCCTGATGAGAAAGTGCGTCTCCTGCTGAGTAAAATTGCAGATGCATGCACACCAG GATGTGCAGTGCTCATAGCTGAGACCATGTTGGACGGACAGACACCGTACTCTGCTCTGCAGTCTCTGAACATGCTTGCCCAGActgaggggacagagaggacagagagccAGTATGCAAACTTGCTGAACAAACATGGATTTGGACACACACGTGTGGTTCACACTATGAACTTCCTTGATGCCTTACTTGCCATTAAAATGTAG